A DNA window from Impatiens glandulifera chromosome 7, dImpGla2.1, whole genome shotgun sequence contains the following coding sequences:
- the LOC124910313 gene encoding BTB/POZ domain-containing protein At2g04740: protein MSMPRSWTIDPYLEEIDLEPEDFGSSNPLKKVPFGDVFEAARAGDVDRLSYLLESGVNVNARDQWDSVALYYACLAGHLDAARMLLESGAICSEHTFDGDRCHYASLNLKVRKLLKAFEARPPPLAPLQSALRETFLNCSANRKHIEQFKQSALPGASLNESPISSHFPPDFVFYVQGSPIEAHRVILSARSPYFKNKFENEWKDRMEVRFSREKLSYQALYSLIHFFYSDRLEIAVEDMEDLVRICKVCKCESLRMIIEKELIHQKFADYKALQQIDNSQKRFILQGLSLPEEDRLPGALNKILQVSLANSSSEEYDLADVCVKVDYKIFRCHQVVLASRSDYFKARLSHMKDFLEGRDSIGNNSLPCIEENDLSVDAFEKMVEYMYTDGLKEIDPNQAEEIFDAASRYLLFPLKRAAADVLLPHLEMVSPAEMCSWLILSDMYGVVKIREYCLDAIACNFETFAEAPEFRALLLTIPPPSGDSSLRTTAPSAPGTGTNNDLGNLLDDLREKWLEIEAAELDKRDESALLFDKRLEMLVVVAEKEKLVDDVGKLTI from the exons ATGTCGATGCCGCGGTCATGGACGATTGATCCTTACCTAGAAGAAATCGACCTAGAACCTGAGGATTTCGGTTCGTCCAATCCCTTAAAGAAGGTCCCATTTGGCGATGTCTTTGAGGCTGCGCGTGCCGGTGATGTAGACCGTCTGAGTTATCTTCTCGAATCTGGCGTAAATGTCAACGCGAGGGACCAGTGGGATTCGGTTGCACTCTATTATGCTTGTCTCGCCGGTCACCTTGATGCGGCGAGGATGTTGCTGGAGAGTGGCGCAATTTGTTCGGAGCATACGTTTGATGGTGATCGTTGTCATTATGCATCGCTGAATTTGAAGGTTAGGAAGCTTTTAAAGGCATTTGAGGCTCGACCTCCACCATTAGCCCCTCTTCAATCGGCTCTAAGAGAAACTTTCTTGAACTGCTCGGCTAACAGGAAACATATTGAGCAATTTAAACAATCTGCCTTACCAG GTGCTTCATTGAATGAAAGCCCAATTTCCAGTCATTTCCCTCCAGATTTTGTGTTTTATGTACAAGGAAGTCCAATTGAAGCTCATAGAGTCATCTTGAGTGCTAGATCACCCTACTTCAAGAACAAATTTGAGAACGAATGGAAGGATCGCATGGAAGTAAGATTCTCAAGGGAGAAGTTGTCTTATCAAGCTCTTTACAGTCTCATCCACTTTTTTTATTCTGACAGACTGGAGATTGCAGTAGAAGACATGGAAGATCTTGTGAGAATTTGCAAAGTTTGCAAATGTGAGTCATTAAGGATGATCATCGAGAAAGAATTAATTCATCAAAAATTTGCTGATTATAAAGCCCTTCAACAAATAGACAACTCCCAAAAACGATTTATACTGCAAGGCCTGTCTCTCCCTGAGGAAGATCGTCTTCCTGGTGCTTTGAATAAAATCCTACAAGTTTCTCTTGCCAACTCCTCCTCTGAAGAGTATGACCTCGCAGATGTTTGTGTAAAAGTTGATTACAAAATCTTTCGATGTCATCAGGTAGTGTTGGCGTCGAGGTCTGATTATTTCAAAGCAAGATTGTCTCATATGAAAGATTTTCTTGAAGGAAGAGATAGTATTGGTAATAATTCTCTCCCAtgtattgaagaaaatgattTGAGCGTGGATGCTTTTGAGAAGATGGTTGAGTACAT GTATACTGATGGTCTGAAAGAGATTGACCCGAATCAG GCAGAAGAAATTTTTGATGCTGCTTCAAGATATTTGCTTTTCCCCCTAAAACGTGCTGCTGCTGATGTGTTACTTCCCCACCTTGAAATGGTTTCTCCTGCTGAAATGTGCAGTTGGTTGATTCTATCAGACAT GTATGGTGTTGTAAAAATCCGAGAATATTGTCTAGATGCAATAGCTTGTAACTTTGAAACGTTTGCTGAAGCTCCCGAGTTTAGGGCATTGCTTCTTACTATTCCCCCTCCATCTGGAGATTCATCTCTTCGAACAACTGCTCCTAGTGCCCCGGGAACCGGTACTAACAATGACCTAGGAAACCTCCTTGATGATCTTAGAGAGAAATGGCTTGAAATCGAAGCTGCTGAACTTGATAAACGGGATGAGAGCGCTTTGTTGTTCGATAAGCGATTGGAGATGCTTGTGGTTGTTGCCGAAAAAGAGAAACTTGTCGACGATGTTGGTAAACTTACAATATAG